One Synechococcus sp. CC9605 genomic window carries:
- a CDS encoding NAD(P)/FAD-dependent oxidoreductase: protein MAGNHYFLELEPPAERLRDAPHVVIVGGGFAGVHACKALAKADVRITLIDKRNFNLFQPLLYQVATGLVSRSDVATPLRELVGTQGNVQVLLGEVTAVNPEGKQIVFNGKAYSYDHLILATGSGSTYFGHEDWRTFAPPMKILEHAEEIRRRLLMAMEQAEQTPNPEARQFLQTVVIVGGGPTGCEMAGAVSELMRWALNSAFKQLDSQKTRIVLVDPGDRVLRAMPEELSKDAQKTLELNGVEFIPQGRVQTMRPGEVVISSPDGDVRIQAATVIWTAGVKPSHLGQKLTEATGCELDRGGRVIVNPDFSIPNHPEIRIAGDLCSYSHTVNGKPLPGMAAPAKQAGTFIGKDIAAIVAGQDRPTFRYFDFGSMAVVQASAVADLHGFKVSGRMGLLLWAIVHLALMPNRENRITLSIKWLYVLATRERASILLTGMPSQHLALDAEDAHFPMASGKGPSIAEPDAALKAAMDYYAHQLSGLPQTQELLDTKDASAADSEAAIK, encoded by the coding sequence GTGGCAGGCAACCATTACTTTCTGGAACTTGAACCGCCAGCTGAGCGGCTGCGTGATGCCCCGCATGTGGTCATCGTTGGCGGCGGCTTTGCAGGGGTGCATGCCTGCAAAGCCCTGGCCAAGGCCGATGTGCGCATCACCCTGATTGACAAGCGCAACTTCAACCTGTTTCAGCCGTTGCTGTATCAGGTTGCTACCGGATTGGTCTCAAGGAGCGATGTCGCCACCCCTCTGAGAGAACTGGTGGGGACGCAAGGCAACGTGCAGGTGCTCCTGGGCGAGGTCACCGCGGTGAACCCCGAGGGCAAGCAGATCGTGTTCAACGGCAAGGCCTACAGCTATGACCATCTGATCCTGGCGACGGGTTCGGGCAGCACCTACTTCGGCCATGAGGACTGGCGCACCTTTGCGCCCCCGATGAAAATCCTCGAGCACGCCGAAGAGATTCGACGCCGTCTGCTGATGGCGATGGAGCAGGCAGAGCAGACGCCGAATCCCGAGGCTCGCCAATTTCTGCAGACCGTTGTGATTGTGGGCGGAGGCCCCACCGGTTGTGAGATGGCTGGCGCCGTTTCAGAGCTCATGCGGTGGGCTCTGAACAGTGCCTTCAAACAGCTTGATTCTCAGAAAACGAGAATCGTGTTGGTGGACCCCGGCGACAGGGTTCTGAGAGCGATGCCAGAAGAGCTCTCCAAAGATGCTCAGAAAACCCTTGAGCTGAATGGCGTGGAATTCATACCCCAAGGCCGCGTCCAAACCATGCGACCCGGAGAGGTTGTGATCAGCAGCCCAGATGGGGATGTTCGTATCCAGGCGGCAACGGTGATCTGGACCGCTGGAGTCAAACCATCCCATCTGGGACAGAAGCTGACAGAGGCCACGGGCTGCGAACTCGATCGCGGTGGGAGGGTGATCGTCAATCCCGATTTCTCGATTCCGAACCATCCCGAGATCCGCATTGCCGGTGATCTCTGCAGCTACAGCCACACCGTGAATGGCAAGCCACTGCCTGGGATGGCCGCTCCCGCCAAACAGGCCGGCACATTCATCGGCAAGGACATCGCCGCGATCGTGGCTGGTCAAGACCGCCCCACGTTCCGCTATTTCGATTTCGGCAGCATGGCCGTAGTGCAGGCGAGTGCCGTCGCCGACCTGCATGGCTTCAAAGTTTCCGGCCGAATGGGTCTGCTGCTTTGGGCCATCGTCCACCTGGCTTTGATGCCGAACCGGGAGAACCGGATCACGTTGAGCATCAAGTGGTTGTACGTGCTTGCTACCCGTGAGCGGGCCTCAATTCTGCTCACAGGCATGCCGAGCCAGCATCTGGCCCTTGATGCGGAGGATGCCCACTTCCCGATGGCCAGCGGCAAAGGTCCCTCCATCGCCGAACCCGATGCCGCCCTCAAGGCAGCCATGGATTACTACGCCCATCAGCTCAGTGGCCTTCCCCAAACTCAGGAGCTGCTCGACACCAAGGATGCTTCAGCTGCGGATTCGGAAGCTGCCATCAAATAG
- a CDS encoding DUF565 domain-containing protein, with protein MGITGFNPASSPETHAVRRLQSTRLQTNAGAALQRLENWARNPWRRLSLLAIAGLIGFLIGTAITPVAGVLGQMDPVAALLVVLGTELTIRRQRSSEPSLKLPQQLLDLGRIGFLYGLFLEGFKLI; from the coding sequence ATGGGGATCACTGGTTTCAACCCTGCCTCTTCCCCTGAAACCCATGCCGTGCGACGGCTTCAATCCACCCGGCTGCAGACCAACGCTGGAGCAGCGCTCCAAAGGCTGGAGAACTGGGCACGCAACCCATGGCGGCGATTGTCTTTGCTGGCGATTGCCGGGTTGATTGGCTTTTTGATCGGCACCGCGATCACTCCGGTGGCCGGTGTTCTCGGTCAAATGGACCCTGTTGCAGCGCTGTTGGTAGTGCTGGGCACTGAGCTCACAATTCGGCGGCAACGCAGCTCCGAGCCATCACTGAAGCTGCCCCAACAGCTCCTCGATCTTGGTCGTATCGGCTTTCTCTACGGCCTCTTTCTCGAAGGGTTCAAGCTGATCTGA
- a CDS encoding protein IsiD yields the protein MLTQERLDAFDEASTAELARRLEEDDYPSPFDSLSDWHLLRALAIHRPELILPYHHLVDQEPFDED from the coding sequence ATGCTCACGCAGGAACGGCTCGACGCTTTTGATGAGGCATCGACGGCCGAGCTCGCCCGCCGGCTTGAGGAGGACGACTACCCCTCACCTTTCGACAGCCTTTCGGATTGGCACCTGCTTCGGGCACTGGCCATCCACAGGCCCGAACTGATCCTCCCGTACCACCACCTGGTGGACCAAGAACCTTTTGATGAAGACTGA
- the coaBC gene encoding bifunctional phosphopantothenoylcysteine decarboxylase/phosphopantothenate--cysteine ligase CoaBC: MKTEQASPLCGRRVLVAVSGSIAAVKTPLLVSALIKAGAEVRCLVTASGAALVSPVALASLSRHRCYLEADQWDPAASKPLHIELAEWAELIIVAPLSASSLARWSQGSADGLLASVLLATEVPVIAAPAMNTAMWRHPAVQGNWLRIQSFPAVVPLVPASGLLACDRVGDGRMADPLLIELAAASVFSRGSGTPDVTLDWSGLSVLVSAGPTQESIDPARFLSNRSSGRMGVLLAQAARFRGASVHLVHGPLDLPDAWLEGLKCTAVESAAELGSALLLAQPGSDVLVMAAAVADLRRDGPLPSKLTKLELQQALTSGWTEVPDLLSNLTRQRRSEQLVLGFTALTGSDADLLERAESKRLAKGCDLMMVNPVDRDGQGFGDQPNGGWLLGDGWRRELPVTAKLSLAHQLLDALIEARDQAAASMES; this comes from the coding sequence ATGAAGACTGAGCAGGCGTCGCCACTGTGCGGGCGGCGTGTGCTGGTGGCCGTCAGCGGCAGCATTGCTGCTGTGAAGACGCCTTTGCTCGTCAGCGCGCTGATCAAGGCCGGTGCTGAGGTGCGCTGTCTTGTTACCGCCAGTGGCGCGGCCCTGGTGAGCCCCGTCGCCCTCGCCAGCCTCAGTCGCCATCGCTGCTACCTCGAGGCCGACCAGTGGGACCCCGCTGCATCGAAACCGCTGCACATCGAGTTGGCGGAGTGGGCGGAGTTAATCATCGTCGCGCCCTTGAGTGCCAGCAGCCTGGCGCGCTGGAGTCAGGGTTCTGCTGATGGGTTGCTCGCCAGCGTTCTGCTGGCAACGGAAGTTCCGGTCATCGCAGCTCCGGCGATGAACACGGCCATGTGGCGCCACCCCGCGGTGCAAGGCAACTGGCTGCGCATTCAATCCTTTCCTGCAGTGGTCCCGCTCGTGCCAGCGTCAGGCCTGTTGGCCTGTGATCGCGTTGGCGATGGGCGCATGGCCGATCCGCTCTTGATTGAGCTGGCAGCTGCGTCTGTGTTCAGCCGCGGTTCGGGCACTCCCGACGTGACCCTTGATTGGTCGGGGCTGTCCGTTCTTGTTTCAGCCGGACCGACCCAGGAGTCGATTGATCCGGCCCGTTTCCTGAGCAACCGCAGCAGCGGTCGCATGGGAGTGCTTTTGGCGCAGGCGGCACGCTTCCGTGGTGCCAGCGTGCATTTGGTGCATGGCCCGTTGGACCTCCCCGACGCCTGGCTTGAGGGCCTCAAATGCACTGCGGTGGAGAGTGCCGCCGAACTCGGTTCAGCTCTGCTCTTGGCTCAGCCCGGATCCGATGTGCTCGTGATGGCTGCTGCCGTTGCTGACCTTCGGCGGGATGGGCCTCTTCCAAGCAAGCTGACCAAGCTGGAGCTTCAGCAGGCTCTGACCTCCGGTTGGACTGAGGTGCCTGATCTGCTGTCAAACCTGACCCGCCAACGCCGTTCTGAACAGCTGGTGCTCGGCTTCACAGCGCTCACAGGCAGTGATGCCGATTTGCTGGAGCGGGCTGAAAGCAAGCGGCTGGCGAAGGGCTGCGATCTGATGATGGTGAATCCCGTGGACCGTGATGGTCAGGGTTTCGGAGACCAGCCGAATGGAGGCTGGTTGCTCGGAGATGGCTGGAGACGAGAGCTGCCTGTGACGGCAAAGCTCTCTCTGGCGCATCAATTGCTTGATGCTCTGATCGAGGCTCGGGATCAGGCCGCGGCGTCGATGGAGTCTTGA
- a CDS encoding photosystem II manganese-stabilizing polypeptide, whose amino-acid sequence MRIRPLLAVVLALCLAFFTTACSGDSDAVQRGGSNVTYDDIHNTGKANDCPTIGDSARGSIPLDAGGSYELREICMHPVQVYAKEEPKNIRQQAEFVEGKILTRYTSSLDSVFGDLKVTESGLQFQEKGGIDFQPITVLVPGGEEFPFTFSSKSLNATAEGSALTTSTDFEGTYRTPSYRTSNFIDPKGRALTTGVQYAQGLVALGGDDEQLEKDNNKRYIDGVGTMSLSITKVDPETGEFAGVFSAIQPSDSDMGGREVVDIKITGDLYGRLEEA is encoded by the coding sequence ATGCGCATTCGTCCTCTGCTGGCCGTCGTGCTGGCGCTCTGCCTCGCGTTCTTCACTACGGCCTGCAGTGGCGACAGTGATGCAGTCCAGCGTGGTGGTTCCAACGTCACTTACGACGACATCCACAACACCGGCAAAGCCAACGATTGCCCCACGATCGGTGACTCGGCACGGGGTTCAATTCCTTTGGATGCCGGCGGCAGTTACGAGCTGCGTGAGATCTGCATGCACCCCGTGCAGGTTTACGCAAAGGAGGAGCCCAAAAACATTCGCCAGCAGGCGGAATTTGTTGAGGGCAAGATCCTCACCCGTTACACCTCCAGCCTCGATTCAGTCTTTGGTGATCTGAAGGTGACGGAATCCGGCCTCCAATTTCAGGAGAAAGGCGGCATCGACTTCCAGCCGATCACCGTTCTGGTGCCCGGTGGCGAGGAGTTCCCTTTCACGTTCTCCAGCAAGTCACTCAACGCCACTGCTGAGGGTTCGGCGTTGACCACCAGCACCGACTTTGAAGGCACCTACCGCACCCCCAGCTACCGCACCAGCAACTTCATCGATCCCAAGGGTCGTGCCCTGACCACTGGTGTTCAATACGCCCAAGGCCTCGTGGCCCTTGGTGGTGACGACGAGCAGCTCGAGAAGGACAACAACAAGCGCTACATCGATGGCGTTGGAACCATGAGCCTGTCCATCACCAAGGTCGATCCTGAAACCGGTGAATTCGCTGGTGTGTTCAGCGCCATCCAACCCTCCGACTCCGACATGGGTGGTCGTGAAGTGGTCGACATCAAGATCACCGGTGATCTCTACGGCCGCCTTGAAGAGGCCTGA
- the sat gene encoding sulfate adenylyltransferase, producing the protein MTARASAPAQRSVVIAPYGGTLVDLMVAEVDRAAVKATATKTIECSDRNACDVELLCVGGFSPLRGFMHQEDYDAVVSGHRLAAGQLFGLPIVMDTDRDDVVVGDKLLLTYKGQDLAVFEVEDKWEPNKVAEAKGCYGTTSIEHPAVRMITMERKRFYMGGSLQGLALPERVFPCKTPAEVRAGLPEGEDVVAFQCRNPIHRAHYELFTRALHAQNVSDNAVVLVHPTCGPTQQDDIPGAVRFQTYERLATEVNNDSIRWAYLPYAMHMAGPREALQHMIIRRNYGCTHFIIGRDMAGCKSSLTGDDFYGPYDAQNFAKECAPELTMETVPSLNLVYTQEEGYVTAEHAEARGLHVKKLSGTQFRKMLRGGEEIPEWFAFKSVVEVLRAA; encoded by the coding sequence ATGACCGCCAGAGCTTCTGCTCCCGCCCAGCGATCCGTTGTGATTGCTCCCTACGGCGGAACGCTGGTCGATCTGATGGTGGCCGAGGTGGATCGCGCCGCTGTGAAAGCCACCGCGACCAAAACGATCGAGTGTTCCGATCGCAACGCCTGTGATGTGGAGCTGCTCTGCGTTGGTGGCTTCTCGCCCCTGCGTGGCTTCATGCACCAGGAGGACTACGACGCTGTGGTCAGTGGTCATCGTCTGGCCGCGGGCCAGCTGTTCGGTCTGCCGATCGTGATGGACACCGATCGCGACGACGTGGTGGTGGGCGACAAGCTGCTCCTCACCTACAAGGGTCAGGATCTGGCCGTCTTTGAGGTGGAGGACAAGTGGGAACCCAACAAAGTGGCCGAAGCCAAGGGCTGCTACGGCACCACCTCCATCGAGCACCCTGCGGTGCGGATGATCACGATGGAGCGCAAGCGCTTTTACATGGGTGGAAGCCTCCAGGGCCTTGCACTTCCCGAGCGGGTCTTCCCCTGCAAGACCCCGGCTGAGGTGCGTGCAGGCCTTCCCGAAGGCGAGGACGTGGTGGCATTCCAGTGCCGTAACCCCATTCACCGCGCGCACTACGAGCTATTCACCCGTGCTCTGCATGCACAGAACGTGAGTGACAACGCCGTGGTGCTCGTGCATCCCACCTGTGGCCCCACCCAGCAGGACGACATCCCTGGTGCTGTTCGCTTCCAGACCTACGAGCGTTTGGCGACCGAAGTGAACAACGACAGCATTCGCTGGGCCTACCTGCCCTACGCCATGCATATGGCAGGTCCGCGTGAAGCGCTGCAGCACATGATCATCCGCCGCAACTACGGATGCACTCACTTCATCATTGGCCGCGATATGGCCGGTTGCAAATCGTCTCTCACCGGTGACGACTTCTACGGCCCCTACGACGCGCAGAACTTCGCTAAGGAGTGCGCCCCCGAACTAACGATGGAAACGGTTCCTTCCCTGAACCTCGTCTACACCCAGGAAGAGGGCTACGTGACGGCGGAGCATGCCGAAGCCCGTGGTCTGCACGTGAAGAAGCTCAGCGGCACCCAGTTCCGCAAGATGCTTCGCGGTGGTGAGGAGATTCCCGAGTGGTTCGCCTTCAAGAGCGTGGTTGAGGTGCTCCGCGCCGCCTGA
- the ftsH gene encoding ATP-dependent zinc metalloprotease FtsH, whose protein sequence is MNKRWRNIGLGALLVLSIVVIAPAFFGGGGGSQPQVNTIRYSEFVEAVKDDQISRVLISPDQGTAQVVENDGRRAQVNLAPDRELLGLLTEHSVDIAVQPSRQTPGWQQAAGSLIFPLLLLGGLFFLFRRAQGGGGGNPAMQFGKSKARVQMEPSTQVTFTDVAGIEGAKLELTEVVDFLKNPDRFTAVGAKIPKGVLLVGPPGTGKTLLAKAVAGEAGVPFFSISGSEFVEMFVGVGASRVRDLFEQAKKNAPCIVFIDEIDAVGRQRGAGLGGGNDEREQTLNQLLTEMDGFEGNTGIIIVAATNRPDVLDAALMRPGRFDRQVTVDRPDYSGRLQILGVHARGKTLAKDVDLDKVARRTPGYTGADLANLLNEAAILAARRELTEVSNDEISDAIERVMAGPEKKDRVMSERRARLVAYHEAGHALVGALMPDYDPVQKISIIPRGNAGGLTFFTPSEERMESGLYSRAYLQNQMAVALGGRVAEEIVYGEDEVTTGASNDLQQVASTARQMITRFGMSDELGPVALGRAQGGMFLGRDIAAERDFSEETAAMIDKEVSELVDVAYKRATKVLVDNRAVLDELAEMLVEQETVDAEELQELLIKRDVRVAEYV, encoded by the coding sequence GTGAACAAGCGTTGGCGAAATATCGGTCTCGGAGCCCTTCTGGTTCTGTCGATCGTTGTGATTGCACCAGCGTTCTTTGGTGGCGGTGGTGGCAGCCAGCCCCAGGTGAACACCATCCGCTACAGCGAGTTCGTTGAGGCGGTGAAGGACGACCAAATCAGCCGTGTGCTGATTTCTCCCGATCAGGGCACCGCTCAGGTGGTTGAAAACGACGGCCGTCGTGCTCAGGTCAACCTGGCCCCTGATCGTGAGCTGCTCGGTTTGCTGACCGAACACAGCGTGGACATCGCTGTGCAGCCCTCCCGTCAGACCCCCGGCTGGCAGCAGGCTGCTGGAAGTCTGATCTTCCCTCTGCTTCTGCTTGGTGGTCTGTTCTTCCTCTTCCGGCGCGCCCAGGGTGGTGGTGGTGGCAATCCAGCCATGCAGTTCGGCAAGAGCAAGGCGCGGGTTCAGATGGAGCCCTCCACCCAAGTGACCTTTACCGATGTGGCCGGCATTGAAGGCGCGAAGCTTGAGCTGACTGAGGTTGTCGACTTCCTAAAGAACCCTGATCGCTTCACGGCGGTCGGCGCCAAGATCCCCAAGGGTGTTCTGCTTGTGGGACCTCCCGGTACCGGTAAGACCCTGCTCGCTAAAGCCGTGGCGGGCGAAGCAGGTGTTCCCTTCTTCTCGATCTCCGGTTCTGAATTCGTTGAGATGTTCGTCGGCGTTGGCGCAAGCCGCGTTCGTGACCTTTTCGAGCAAGCCAAGAAAAACGCTCCCTGCATCGTCTTCATCGACGAGATTGACGCCGTTGGTCGACAGCGGGGCGCAGGTCTCGGCGGTGGTAACGACGAGCGAGAGCAAACGCTGAACCAGCTCCTGACGGAGATGGATGGTTTCGAGGGCAACACCGGCATCATCATCGTGGCGGCCACCAACCGCCCGGACGTGCTCGATGCTGCTCTGATGCGCCCCGGTCGTTTCGATCGTCAGGTAACCGTGGATCGCCCTGACTATTCCGGACGTCTACAGATCCTTGGCGTCCATGCCCGCGGCAAGACCCTTGCCAAGGACGTTGATCTCGACAAGGTTGCCCGCCGGACACCCGGCTATACCGGCGCTGATCTGGCCAACCTTCTCAACGAAGCCGCCATCCTTGCGGCCCGTCGCGAACTCACCGAAGTGAGCAACGACGAAATCAGCGATGCCATTGAACGGGTGATGGCGGGTCCTGAGAAGAAGGACCGCGTGATGAGTGAGCGTCGTGCTCGCCTTGTTGCCTATCACGAGGCTGGCCATGCCCTTGTGGGTGCCCTGATGCCTGACTACGACCCAGTTCAGAAGATCTCCATCATTCCCCGCGGTAATGCCGGCGGTCTGACCTTCTTCACCCCCAGTGAGGAGCGGATGGAATCCGGCCTGTATTCACGGGCTTATCTCCAGAACCAGATGGCCGTGGCCCTTGGAGGCCGGGTTGCTGAAGAGATTGTTTACGGCGAAGATGAGGTCACCACGGGTGCCTCCAACGACCTCCAGCAGGTTGCTTCAACCGCGCGTCAGATGATCACCCGATTCGGTATGAGCGACGAGCTGGGGCCCGTTGCCCTTGGTCGTGCGCAAGGCGGCATGTTCCTTGGACGCGACATTGCTGCAGAGCGTGATTTCTCTGAGGAAACCGCCGCGATGATCGACAAAGAGGTTTCCGAGCTGGTGGATGTGGCCTACAAGCGGGCCACCAAGGTTCTCGTCGATAACCGAGCCGTTCTGGATGAATTGGCTGAGATGCTCGTTGAGCAGGAGACTGTTGATGCTGAAGAGCTTCAGGAGCTGCTGATCAAACGTGACGTCCGGGTCGCCGAATACGTCTGA
- a CDS encoding bifunctional 4-hydroxy-2-oxoglutarate aldolase/2-dehydro-3-deoxy-phosphogluconate aldolase produces the protein MRQELLVASLQHQPLLLVIRPEPGDLVASDSGSGLLEQVQQLHAAGLRHLEVAWLDQPGWMGFMQRVQDHCPGLNLGAASVTVSKALNDLSRLDLSYAMAPCWCPELVEHARELGVLLVPGVFSPTEVHQAIQFGCRVVKLFPAVNLGPGYWGRLRAPLGPLPFVIAAGGLEVSDLPAWLEAGHGAVALGRRVVGSPPAFQALLDWLRQSTTQR, from the coding sequence GTGCGGCAGGAGCTCTTGGTGGCATCCCTGCAGCATCAGCCTCTTTTATTGGTGATTCGTCCTGAGCCAGGCGACCTCGTGGCTTCAGATTCAGGCTCGGGTTTGTTGGAACAGGTGCAGCAGCTTCATGCTGCAGGACTTCGGCATCTCGAGGTGGCATGGCTGGACCAGCCAGGCTGGATGGGGTTCATGCAACGGGTGCAGGACCATTGCCCTGGACTGAATCTGGGGGCGGCCTCGGTGACGGTCTCCAAGGCGCTTAACGATCTTTCGCGGCTGGATCTCAGCTATGCCATGGCACCGTGCTGGTGTCCGGAGCTTGTGGAGCATGCCAGAGAGCTTGGTGTTTTGTTGGTGCCTGGAGTTTTCAGCCCCACGGAGGTGCATCAAGCCATTCAGTTCGGCTGTCGAGTCGTCAAGTTGTTTCCCGCCGTCAACCTTGGGCCTGGGTATTGGGGCCGCTTGCGGGCACCCCTCGGCCCCTTGCCCTTTGTGATTGCTGCTGGTGGTCTTGAGGTGAGCGATTTGCCCGCATGGCTGGAGGCTGGGCATGGAGCCGTTGCCCTGGGCCGCAGGGTGGTGGGATCGCCGCCTGCCTTTCAGGCACTTCTGGACTGGTTGCGCCAATCGACAACCCAGCGCTGA
- the aroC gene encoding chorismate synthase produces the protein MGSSFGDLFRISTFGESHGGGVGVIVEGCPPRLNLSVESIQAELDRRKPGQSHITTPRKEADQVQVLSGLLDGETTLGTPIAMVVRNKDQRPGDYKDMAVAFRPSHADATYQAKYGIQARSGGGRASARETIGRVAAGAIAKQLLKQAAGTEILAWVKRIHNIEASGIDPQRVQLSDVEANIVRCPESAVAERMVERIEAIGREGDSCGGVIECVVRHPAVGLGMPVFDKLEADLAKAVMSLPATKGFEIGSGFDGTLLKGSEHNDAFLPSDDGRLKTATNNSGGIQGGISNGEPIVIRVAFKPTATIRKEQQTIDSDGKATTLAGKGRHDPCVLPRAVPMVEAMVALVLADHLLRQQGQCSLW, from the coding sequence ATGGGCAGCAGCTTCGGCGACCTCTTCCGGATCAGCACCTTCGGTGAATCCCACGGGGGAGGGGTGGGTGTGATTGTTGAGGGCTGTCCACCACGGCTCAACCTCAGCGTCGAATCGATTCAGGCCGAACTGGATCGACGCAAGCCAGGCCAGAGTCACATCACCACACCGCGCAAGGAAGCGGACCAGGTGCAAGTTCTCAGTGGCCTGCTGGATGGCGAGACCACGCTTGGCACCCCAATCGCCATGGTCGTGCGGAACAAGGACCAACGGCCGGGGGATTACAAGGACATGGCGGTCGCCTTCCGCCCATCCCATGCCGATGCCACATACCAGGCGAAATATGGAATCCAGGCCCGCAGCGGTGGGGGCCGTGCATCGGCGCGGGAAACCATCGGCCGTGTCGCTGCAGGTGCAATCGCCAAGCAGCTGCTGAAACAAGCGGCAGGAACTGAAATCCTGGCCTGGGTGAAGCGGATCCACAACATCGAAGCCTCCGGCATCGACCCGCAACGGGTTCAGCTCAGTGATGTAGAAGCCAACATCGTGCGATGTCCCGAATCGGCAGTAGCCGAGCGGATGGTTGAGCGCATCGAAGCCATCGGCCGCGAAGGTGATTCCTGCGGCGGGGTGATCGAATGCGTGGTGCGCCATCCCGCCGTTGGTTTAGGCATGCCGGTGTTCGACAAACTCGAAGCCGACCTCGCCAAAGCTGTGATGTCGTTACCGGCCACCAAGGGTTTTGAAATTGGATCCGGTTTCGATGGAACGCTGTTGAAAGGCAGCGAGCACAACGATGCTTTTCTGCCGAGCGACGACGGTCGGCTGAAGACCGCCACCAACAACTCCGGCGGCATCCAGGGGGGCATCAGCAATGGTGAGCCGATTGTGATCCGGGTAGCCTTCAAGCCAACGGCCACGATCCGCAAAGAGCAGCAGACCATCGATTCCGATGGCAAGGCCACCACACTCGCAGGGAAAGGACGGCATGACCCCTGCGTTCTGCCACGGGCTGTACCGATGGTGGAGGCGATGGTGGCACTCGTTCTGGCTGATCACCTGCTGAGGCAACAGGGGCAATGCAGCCTTTGGTGA
- a CDS encoding cupin domain-containing protein, with product MNQTEALIQQLGLMPHPEGGWYRELHRSSDRVQRQDGAERSALTAILFLLPAGAVSCWHRVIGADEVWTHVDGATLELLQCQADGTGLQRDALQPSNPVQVVPANAWQAARSLGDYSLVSCCVGPGFDFCDFEMARQQPTTERPKLPHPELI from the coding sequence ATGAATCAGACGGAAGCCCTGATCCAGCAGCTCGGCCTGATGCCCCATCCGGAGGGGGGCTGGTACCGCGAGTTGCATCGCAGTTCAGACCGAGTGCAGCGACAGGACGGTGCCGAGCGATCTGCCTTGACGGCCATTTTATTTTTGCTGCCCGCCGGTGCTGTGAGTTGCTGGCATCGGGTGATCGGTGCGGACGAAGTCTGGACGCACGTTGATGGGGCAACCCTGGAGCTCTTGCAGTGCCAGGCCGATGGCACAGGGCTGCAACGTGATGCGTTGCAGCCATCGAACCCCGTGCAGGTTGTTCCTGCCAACGCCTGGCAGGCGGCGAGGAGTCTGGGTGACTACTCCCTGGTGAGCTGTTGTGTGGGGCCGGGGTTTGACTTCTGCGATTTCGAGATGGCCCGGCAGCAACCTACGACAGAACGCCCAAAATTGCCCCATCCGGAGTTGATCTGA
- a CDS encoding aspartyl/asparaginyl beta-hydroxylase domain-containing protein: MSSSKAKRKQLTTIQRVIRWGPWHYRFWREIARWCYEQSLHNPAVVPADVGFPAHRQLLECYQQIRQETLEVALSGRLPANHDIMQQQRTLYEFDRKIWGMLPLRGYGYNYPANQALIPSLRSFLQHHPDVVSAAVSLFPPGKVLRPHKGPFKGVWRYHLPLFVEDFGDGRSSCELTIDGQSYHLQEGEGFLWDDTFMHSAINRSSQPRVVLLFDVFRKDQPFWLFGMSWIFLWVAQIWQHVQDMRGRAGLQ, translated from the coding sequence GTGAGCAGCTCAAAGGCAAAGCGAAAACAACTCACCACCATCCAACGCGTGATCCGCTGGGGACCATGGCACTACCGCTTCTGGCGCGAAATCGCACGCTGGTGCTACGAGCAATCGCTGCACAACCCTGCAGTAGTTCCGGCGGACGTCGGCTTCCCAGCCCATCGGCAGCTGCTGGAGTGTTATCAGCAGATCCGTCAGGAGACGCTGGAAGTGGCCCTCTCGGGGCGCTTGCCCGCCAACCACGACATCATGCAGCAACAGCGCACGCTGTATGAATTCGACCGCAAGATCTGGGGGATGCTGCCCTTACGGGGATATGGCTACAACTACCCCGCCAACCAAGCGCTGATCCCCTCACTGCGGAGCTTCCTCCAGCATCACCCTGACGTTGTTTCGGCTGCCGTGAGTCTGTTCCCCCCCGGGAAGGTTCTAAGGCCTCACAAAGGCCCCTTCAAAGGGGTATGGAGATATCACCTGCCGTTATTTGTGGAGGATTTTGGCGACGGCCGCAGTTCCTGCGAACTGACGATTGATGGCCAGAGCTATCACCTGCAGGAGGGTGAAGGATTTCTCTGGGACGACACCTTCATGCACTCCGCCATCAATCGCTCCAGCCAGCCAAGGGTGGTGTTGCTGTTCGACGTGTTTCGCAAAGACCAACCGTTTTGGCTGTTTGGGATGAGCTGGATCTTCCTCTGGGTGGCTCAGATCTGGCAGCACGTGCAGGACATGCGCGGGCGTGCAGGACTGCAATGA